Proteins encoded in a region of the Phocoena phocoena chromosome X, mPhoPho1.1, whole genome shotgun sequence genome:
- the LPAR4 gene encoding lysophosphatidic acid receptor 4, which yields MGDRRFIDFQFQDLNSSLRPRLGNATANNTCIVDDSFKYNLNGAVYSVVFILGLITNSASLFVFCFRMKMRSETAVFITNLALSDLLFVCTLPFKIFYNFNRHWPFGDTLCKISGTAFLTNIYGSMLFLTCISVDRFLAIVYPFRSRTIRTRRNSAIVCAGVWILVLSGGISASLFSTTNVNNATTTCFEGFSKRVWKTYLSKITIFIEVVGFIIPLILNVSCSSVVLKTLRKPATLSQIGTNKKKVLKMITVHMAVFVVCFVPYNSVLFLYALVRSQAITNCLLERFAKIMYPITLCLATLNCCFDPFIYYFTLESFQKSFYINTHIRMESLFKTETPLTTKPSLPAIQEEVSDQTTHNGGELMLESTF from the coding sequence ATGGGTGACAGAAGATTCATTGACTTCCAATTCCAAGATTTAAATTCAAGCCTCAGACCCAGGTTGGGCAATGCTACTGCCAATAATACTTGCATTGTTGATGATTCCTTCAAGTATAATCTGAATGGTGCTGTCTACAGTGTTGTATTCATCCTGGGTCTGATAACCAACAGTGCCTCTCTGTTTGTCTTCTGCTTCCGCATGAAAATGAGAAGTGAGACGGCTGTTTTCATCACCAATCTGGCCCTCTCTGATTTGCTCTTTGTCTGCACTCtacctttcaaaatattttacaatttcaaCCGCCACTGGCCTTTTGGTGACACCCTCTGCAAGATCTCTGGGACTGCATTTCTAACCAACATCTATGGGAGCATGCTCTTCCTTACCTGTATTAGCGTGGATCGTTTCCTGGCCATTGTCTATCCCTTCCGATCTCGTACCATTAGGACCAGGAGGAATTCTGCCATTGTGTGTGCTGGAGTCTGGATCCTAGTCCTCAGTGGTGGTATTTCAGCCTCTTTATTCTCCACCACTAATGTCAACAATGCAACCACCACCTGCTTTGAGGGCTTCTCCAAACGTGTATGGAAGACTTATCTGTCCAAGATAACCATATTTATTGAAGTTGTTGGTTTTATCATTCCTTTGATACTGAATGTCTCTTGCTCTTCTGTGGTGCTAAAAACCCTCCGTAAGCCTGCTACACTGTCTCAAATTGGGACCAATAAGAAAAAAGTGCTGAAGATGATCACAGTGCATATGGCAGTCTTTGTGGTATGCTTCGTACCCTATAACTCCGTCCTCTTCCTGTATGCCCTAGTGCGCTCCCAAGCCATTACCAATTGCTTGTTGGAAAGATTTGCAAAGATTATGTACCCAATCACCTTGTGCCTTGCAACTCTGAACTGTTGCTTTGACCCTTTCATCTATTACTTCACCCTTGAGTCCTTTCAGAAGTCCTTCTACATCAATACCCATATCAGGATGGAGTCTCTGTTTAAGACTGAAACACCTCTGACCACAAAGCCTTCCCTTCCAGCTATTCAAGAGGAAGTTAGTGATCAAACAACACATAATGGTGGTGAATTAATGCTAGAATCCACCTTCTAG